In Spirosoma pollinicola, the genomic window GAACTTTGTGATACCTACCAGTTCATCATCCAGCCCCAGATCGAATAGCAATTCGGTTTGCGAGGGAACCAGCGAAATAATACGTTTGGGGTTCATAGACAGACTTTCAGTAGCAAAAAAAGGCAACTCAGATCCTTTTTAACCGCTTTTAACAAAGTTTTGCTTGAGAGCTTTAAATTTTATGCAACGTTTACCATAGGAATCCTTCATTTACGAAGGCAACCAGCTTTTAGTTACCTACCCAGCACAGCTCAAAAAGACCGTCACAGGCTTTATGAGGCTGTATTGAAACCGATAAACTTCACCGCTCTTTTACTTTTTAAATAAAATGAAACAGTCCCTTTTCACTCTTGTTGCTGTCGGGCTTTGCGTCACGACACTCTACGGACAAACGCCTGTGTCGGGCAAGATTACATACGAAGGTATGCGCCAGATTGACCGTTCCCAAATGCGGATGGTCATCAATGGCCAGGAAGTTCGGCCCGGTAGCCCCGGTGCCCCCGATGCTCCCGAAGGTGCACCTGAAGTGATGTCATTCACCCAAAAACTGGTGTTCTCGGGTACTATGGCTAAAGAAGAGCGTGACCGCGGGCAAGGCGGAATGATGATGCGCCGGGTTGAAGGTAGCCCGGATGGAGCTGGTGGCGTTCGGGAAGGTCGTCCGCGAAATGTTAACATGAGACCTCCATTTGACCAACAGACATTTCTTGATCTGGCCAATCACCAGCGGGTCGACGTGTTGACCGTAAAAAAAGACTCAACCCATAGTGATATTTACCGTTCCGAAAAGCCTATGCCAGCTGCTACGGACTGGACGGCGGTTGACAAAACGAAGAAAATTGCGG contains:
- a CDS encoding GLPGLI family protein, encoding MKQSLFTLVAVGLCVTTLYGQTPVSGKITYEGMRQIDRSQMRMVINGQEVRPGSPGAPDAPEGAPEVMSFTQKLVFSGTMAKEERDRGQGGMMMRRVEGSPDGAGGVREGRPRNVNMRPPFDQQTFLDLANHQRVDVLTVKKDSTHSDIYRSEKPMPAATDWTAVDKTKKIAGYLCHKGTATRKKETYTVWYTTDLPFTYSPVADLTPPKGVVLQIESDSESFKATGVSMEAVAEASVQPPKEAKSITAEEMEQIRRKGMADFRQKMMQNMPMRSQN